The Parcubacteria group bacterium CG10_big_fil_rev_8_21_14_0_10_36_14 DNA segment TCTGATACCCGTGAAAGCGCAACCGCTACGCTATCTCTCAATACTGGAATAATAACTTGTCCCAAATCAAAATAAACAAAATCAATCATTCGTTCGTTCCCTGCGTCCTTCATCGCTTCTCCTTTTTCAAAGAACTAGCTATATTGTTTTTTATAATAATCCAGATACTCTCCGCTTGTAATCTTTCGCCACCAATCTTTATTATTTTTATACCATTCAACTGTTTTTGTCAACCCATCTTCAAATGATACTTCCGGTCTCCAGCCAAAATCGCTTATCTTTTTTGTATCAATAGCATAGCGTCTGTCGTGACCTGGTCTATCTTTCACATAATCAATAAAAGTTTCATTTTTTCCGCAAGCATTTATAATTTTTTTTGTTAAACTCAAATTGTCTATTTCCGGATTTTGATTTGCACCAATATTATAGACTTCTCCCAATACTCCTTTGTGTAAAACAATATCGATCCCCTTACAATTATCCTCAACATACAGCCAATCGCGAATTTGCGCGCCATCCCCATAGACCGGAACTTTTTTATCTTCTAATAAATTAGTGATGAAAACAGGAATTATTTTTTCCGGATATTGATACGGACCATAATTATTTGATGAGCGGGTGATAATTATCGGCGTACCATAAGTTCTATGATGCGCTAAACACAATAAGTCGCCACTTGCTTTTGATGCTGAATACGGACTTGATGGTAAAAGCGAGGCGTCTTCTTTTGCAAATCCCCTATCTTTATAATCTCCATAAACTTCATCCGTGGATATCTGTATCATTTTTTTAATTCCCAAATCCTTAACTGCTTCTAATAAAACTTTTACTCCAAAAATATCTGTTTTTAAAAAATCATCGTCATTTATTATTGAACGGTCAACATGAGTTTCTGCTGCAAAATTTATGATTATATCAACATCCTGTAATGCACCCCTTACTGCTTCTTTGTCACAAATGTCTCCTTTTATAAATCTATAATTCGGATTATTTTCTATATCGCGCAAATTTTCCAAATTTCCGGCATAAGTCAGTTTATCAAAATTGATAATCTTGTATTCAGGATATTTTTTTAAAATGTATCTTATAAAATTTGATCCGATAAATCCGGCCCCTCCAGTGATAAATAGCTTCATAGATTTTCTTTAATTTTTCTAGCTATATTTTCTATTTCTCCTTCGCTATATGGTTTGCCATGCCAAATTTCATGTCCATCACCAATAAGTCTTGGGATAATATGAAAATGAGTATGAAATATTATTTGTCCTGCTACGCTCTCGCTATTTACTACTAAATTATATCCACCGGCGTTTGTCGCTTTTACTGTAGCTGGGGCTATTTTTTTAATAGCTAAAATAATTTCACAAAGTAGTTTATCTGGAGTATCAATAAGGTTTTTATGATGTTCTTTTGGGATAACTAAAACATGACCGGGATTTGTCGGCCTAATATCTAAAAATGCCAATATTCTATCAGTTTCATAAATTTTTTCCGCGGGCAACTCGCCACTCGTAATTTTACAAAAGATACATTCCATAAAAATTTTCTTGTTACTAACTATACTCTTCCCAATTAAAATTTATTTCTGAGTCGTTGTATACAATTCGCTCCTCATCCGGTTCAACGGGGTTATAACTTTCTGTTGTATGATAAAAAAGATG contains these protein-coding regions:
- the rfbB gene encoding dTDP-glucose 4,6-dehydratase, whose product is MKLFITGGAGFIGSNFIRYILKKYPEYKIINFDKLTYAGNLENLRDIENNPNYRFIKGDICDKEAVRGALQDVDIIINFAAETHVDRSIINDDDFLKTDIFGVKVLLEAVKDLGIKKMIQISTDEVYGDYKDRGFAKEDASLLPSSPYSASKASGDLLCLAHHRTYGTPIIITRSSNNYGPYQYPEKIIPVFITNLLEDKKVPVYGDGAQIRDWLYVEDNCKGIDIVLHKGVLGEVYNIGANQNPEIDNLSLTKKIINACGKNETFIDYVKDRPGHDRRYAIDTKKISDFGWRPEVSFEDGLTKTVEWYKNNKDWWRKITSGEYLDYYKKQYS
- a CDS encoding HIT family protein — its product is MECIFCKITSGELPAEKIYETDRILAFLDIRPTNPGHVLVIPKEHHKNLIDTPDKLLCEIILAIKKIAPATVKATNAGGYNLVVNSESVAGQIIFHTHFHIIPRLIGDGHEIWHGKPYSEGEIENIARKIKENL